A window from Streptomyces sp. NBC_00271 encodes these proteins:
- a CDS encoding nitroreductase — protein sequence MDVYEAVTSRRAVRGFIDRPVPREVLERVLSAAAWAPSGSNLQPWHVYVLTGRPLGKLKELADGRVTACDPWDEREYEMYPPTLKSPYRERRSAFGAERYSALGIAHEDWEARQRAASANWKCFGAPAALFCYIDRGLGRPQWSDVGMYLQTVMLLLRAEGLHSCPQMAWSVYRKTVAEVLSPPDDLILFCGMSIGFEDIAVPYNRTGRALLDETVTFVDD from the coding sequence TTGGACGTCTACGAGGCAGTCACGAGCCGACGAGCCGTACGTGGATTCATCGACCGGCCCGTCCCGAGGGAGGTATTGGAGCGGGTGCTCTCCGCTGCGGCTTGGGCGCCGTCCGGGTCTAACCTCCAGCCCTGGCACGTCTACGTGCTGACCGGCCGACCACTGGGCAAACTCAAGGAGCTCGCCGACGGACGCGTGACCGCGTGCGATCCCTGGGACGAGCGGGAATACGAGATGTACCCGCCGACACTGAAGTCCCCGTACCGGGAGCGCCGATCCGCCTTCGGTGCGGAGCGCTACAGCGCACTCGGCATCGCGCACGAGGACTGGGAGGCCCGCCAGAGGGCCGCTTCCGCGAACTGGAAATGCTTCGGCGCGCCCGCCGCCCTGTTCTGCTACATCGACCGAGGTCTGGGCCGGCCCCAGTGGTCCGACGTCGGCATGTATCTGCAGACCGTGATGCTGCTGCTCCGCGCCGAAGGCCTGCACAGCTGCCCGCAGATGGCGTGGTCGGTCTATCGCAAGACCGTAGCGGAGGTCCTGTCACCCCCGGACGACCTCATCCTCTTCTGCGGTATGTCGATCGGATTCGAAGACATCGCAGTGCCCTACAACCGTACAGGCCGAGCACTGCTCGACGAGACGGTCACGTTCGTCGATGATTAG
- a CDS encoding ferritin-like domain-containing protein, with the protein MAFDIDKYTKNSTGVQWADLDFDEFERNPLPEETLRTLRYMCDIEYHTVCYLRDLLTTPSHDEPAVGAFMTMWNREEFWHGEALAAVLERHGLRVDFDELKATRLKLGWKDRLGTVKQTVIGRLVGNDFVAVHMAWGAANEWSATAAYHRLAALESHPVLVPLLKRIAQQETKHVAFYASQARDRLAASKKARVVARLALENAWGPVGSGVMPETEVTHVMTHLFAGSEGRKFIRDIDAHIAKLPGMDGLRIVENAMDKRGIAS; encoded by the coding sequence ATGGCTTTCGACATAGACAAGTACACGAAGAACTCCACCGGCGTGCAGTGGGCCGACCTCGACTTCGACGAGTTCGAGCGCAACCCGCTGCCCGAGGAGACGCTGCGTACGCTGCGCTATATGTGTGACATCGAATACCACACAGTGTGCTACCTGCGTGATCTGCTGACGACCCCGTCTCACGACGAGCCCGCGGTGGGCGCTTTCATGACGATGTGGAACCGCGAGGAGTTCTGGCACGGCGAAGCGCTCGCGGCCGTGCTGGAGCGCCACGGCCTCCGAGTCGACTTCGACGAGCTCAAGGCGACCCGTCTGAAACTCGGCTGGAAGGACCGCCTGGGGACGGTGAAGCAGACGGTGATCGGTCGGCTGGTCGGAAACGACTTCGTCGCCGTGCACATGGCGTGGGGCGCGGCGAACGAGTGGTCGGCGACAGCGGCGTATCACCGACTTGCTGCGCTGGAGAGCCACCCAGTGCTGGTACCGCTGCTGAAGCGGATCGCACAGCAGGAGACGAAGCACGTCGCGTTCTACGCATCGCAGGCACGTGACCGGCTCGCGGCCAGCAAGAAGGCCCGCGTGGTCGCCCGGCTGGCGCTCGAGAATGCCTGGGGCCCGGTCGGCTCGGGCGTCATGCCCGAGACCGAGGTCACGCACGTCATGACTCACCTCTTCGCCGGCTCCGAGGGCCGCAAATTCATCCGCGACATCGACGCGCACATCGCGAAGCTGCCGGGCATGGACGGGCTGCGCATTGTCGAGAACGCCATGGACAAGCGCGGGATCGCTTCCTGA
- a CDS encoding winged helix-turn-helix transcriptional regulator: MPVPQHPQPARRTEHPQSTDASPAITRAFALLSRRWNGLILMALAKGPADFAQIRERLPGISNRMLAQRLQELTVIDLVAQDVRPGPSSRTRYALSPHGKTFLIPLAVLFLWAEDHLPASSSPPDQPAAPGH; the protein is encoded by the coding sequence ATGCCTGTCCCACAACACCCTCAGCCGGCCCGCCGGACCGAGCATCCACAGTCGACCGATGCCTCTCCGGCCATCACTCGGGCCTTCGCCCTGCTCAGCAGACGTTGGAACGGCCTGATCCTCATGGCTCTGGCCAAAGGCCCGGCCGACTTCGCACAGATTCGCGAGCGCCTCCCCGGCATCAGCAACCGCATGCTCGCCCAGCGGCTCCAGGAACTGACCGTGATCGATCTGGTCGCCCAGGACGTCCGGCCCGGGCCGTCATCGCGAACCCGTTACGCACTCTCCCCGCACGGCAAGACCTTCCTCATCCCTCTGGCCGTTCTGTTCCTGTGGGCGGAAGATCACCTTCCAGCGAGCAGCTCACCACCAGATCAACCGGCCGCGCCAGGTCACTGA